atgTTTCCATACAGCATGACAGACTCCAAGTgttataaacattttaaaacattatttcaatttaATCACCATTATTTGCAAAGTACATTTTAGTCAAATATCGAAACAATAAGTATAGTTAAGTGCAATGTATTAAACACTGTCCATTATACAGAATACATAAAATAGTTTATCATCATATTCCCTCCAAATCTAAACAAAAAAAGCTATCTTTACAGAATATACTTACATTTCACAAACTCTGTAGATACATAATGTGGGGGTGGGATATGTTTAATTCTGACCAACTTATTTTTGTGATATGGTCAATCATTTTCCTAAGCACCAACAGTTTTCCTTATAATAAACTTTAAGATGCCACCTGAAAATTGcatttagtttttgtttcatttagtagGGCGACCAAAATAAGTTCCCCAAAAATCTTTATGGcaacagttccttgaaaatgcgTTATATATAATACGAGTTCTGCAAATCATCTGACAATACTGAGCATCCCATTGACACGGCCTGCACACACTAATATACATTACATTCAGTTACAGGCACGGCCTCTTCAAGTTTTAATAGCCAAAACATTCAACGTGCAATAGATCCAATTAACTCTAGATCTAACATACTCTCATTTCAAAAGTAGATGCAATATCCTTTGAATCCCATCAGTATTTAAGTGACCAAGGGATTTTGATTTACACAACTGTCACATTTGTACATTGTCTTCCTTTGTTCATTCCCCAATGCTAGAAAAACACGTCATTCATAAACACCAATGAATGATAACTGTCCCCACTTATGTCATTCACCATAATTACAAGTTCATTCTTATAATTAGAATTAACACATTTCCTTTGGTAAATCATTTTGACAAACATGTGCATCTTATCCAACATAATTCTCTTTCGACTGTGGCTCACCCTCAGCAATCATTCTGAAAGGTAAATACCAACCCACATACGGTAGAGAGCTGTTCATGCCAATCCTTTATGTTGCTTATGCAAAGTCTAAATACTTCAAAGTAAAGCTCCTGAATCTTTACAAAATGACCTGAAGGGCAAGAATGTCAATTCCTCTTGTGAATGTACTTCAGTCATCCATAATTATCGAGCATTGTCAGCATAACCCTATGTCAAAGATTATTGTTAGCCATGTGGTCCAAAAATGATAACACATCGGATTGTGTAAAGGTGCGAAATCCTCCATGTATGCGTTTTCTCTTAAATGATCCCAATATAAAAGTGACTCAAACAACTTTATAGAAATGCTGGTATCACGAAACTTGATCATGAAGTTAACTAGTTAACTCTATGGTCAAAAGacacaaaagaaaaatgagaagtttGACTGAAGGTTACATTATGACAGTGGATTACTCTAGTCTTTCCCCTGTTTGTTTTGGATCCACTCAGCAGGCCAGAATTCTAGATCTCTGTCTGCAGATCGTGGATAGATCATTGGTACAATGAGAACCAGTGATAGAATTCCATCTGAATATTGCAATGAATTTCAAACTGGAAACATGCTGCTATCATTCAGAGTTCCTGGGCCTTTTTAGTCTCCCACACTGAGCAGCACACTGTTACATGGGAACTAGCTTAGGAGAATCAAATTCCTATTGAAATAATTTCTATGAGCAGTTAAAACCCAATGTACTTGTGATGAAGGAGACAAGGATTCAATAATACATTTTCATGTAATTGTCTTTTTAAAACAACACATTGTTAAAACATGGGGGCGGGGGGGCAAGGGGTTTCTAGATAAACAGTGCAGATGTGTCAATATAGCTCAAGCCCCACACATCATCATTCACAACTTAGCAATAAGACTAGCAGCATGAACTATTATGACAACCATTTTCTTGCCCCAAAACCATTTGGATACTATCTCCCTTTTCTTGTTTTTAATTACTTGCTTAGAAGAAACTGGTGACTGGCTTATAATGAATACATCACAACATTAATCTGAAGAGGGGTTGTCCCTGCTTTTAATTGCAAGGTCAAAAAGGTCAAGGGTCAGACGTACTGCAGTTTCCTAAAAGCTTATACTTGCAATTACTATGCAAATATACTTGTTTACCAAAGTTTGAATAGTCCTCTCCCCAAGTTCAAAATGAAGTGTCTGGAGCCATCCCTAGATATAGTATAAGGCATTTGACTTGGCCCTAATGTCAAAAACGTTCAGTACAGTTGACGCATGTGGTGTACATCCAAGAGTTTTCCCAAAGAGTGACATTCAGTTTTGATGCAAAACTGGGGAAAACGACAGTACAGGTGCAATTTCTTTCAGAAGTAGTCAGGGTTTAAGGGGACAAGGAGTTGAGTGAAAGTATCTAGGAATGCCTTTCCTCAGTTTCTAGGCATTTTTATTCACACGGCAAATCGTCAAGTCATTGTGTCATGGGAGGACTCCCCGTTTGCACACGGATGAATAACTTAGTTACAAGCCAACATTTAGAACAGGAAGCAAAAAAGTACAGCGCCCTGCTCCGGAACAACTATTGTTTATATTTTATAGAGATAATGAAAAGTGCAATTGGCATTGTCAAAACATACATTGTatttagagattttttttaaaaaatgttgtaatagtaaAAGAGGCAAAAGTCCGgtgtctgaaaacaaaacaagtcAACCTAAATCATTGCAGTCAATGCTGTTTACTGTTAAAATACTACCATTTTAGCTATTATCTAGAATCCAAATCGAATCAAAGCATCCTCGAAGTATGTTTATATCTACAAATGAAATTAAGCAGAGTAACGCACTACCATCATTTACATTGGGGCTCTGTTGacaggcaggtggtgagggagagcGACTGTCATCTCACCAACCCGGCAAAAGCAAACGTCTAAGCGTTGCTTTATTTGGCTTTAACCGCTTGATGTGGTTTAACACTGTTTTACCCAACTGCATGTGAAATGCAGCCCAGAACACAGGCGTACGAAACGGGTACTTCATTTGTCTCTTGCACATGACGAGTAGCCGAGTTTTACCTACTCGCAGGAAAATATATACAACCCAGAGAAGAAATAAGTAGTCACAATTTCTCCAGCAACACCTCAGTGCTGTTGTGACCGACAGGTGTTAGTCACGATCAACGCGCTCCCATCACCAGGTATGGCAAACAAGTTTcgtttcttttaaactttgtcttTGAAGAAGCCTTCGTCTGTGCTGCTTTCTTTGATGGTGACAGTCAGAAAGTTTGACGTAACGTCCGTAACCACTACTTTCTCCAGATTGTTCAATGATGGGCTCCAAGACTCTTCCTGCTCCGACAGAAATCGGGAGACCTGGTGTTTGGCCAGCAAGGGGGATTTTGAAACGGGCCTGTCACTGGCCACACACACACTATTCCTGGAGACCGTGCCCTCCGGTGCGTGTTTACTTTTAAGTGCAGATGTGTCAATCCCTGGTTCACTCTTAGAGGGTGCGCATTCCATGCCCTGTTTAGTCCGAAGGGGGTGAGAGTCTGCACCGTATTTACTATCCCCGTAGCCCAGTGAAGTACGATTCAGCTGCGTTCTGGGAGTGCCGTGACTGGGCACAACACTGCCCAGCTTTGCTTCCGGCCTCTCAGTCAAGTGAATTAACTCACTTTCAACCCTCTCCTCCAGGTCATCACTCCCCGAATCAAGCTCTTCGGATTTCCGGCGTTTAAAATGGGGGTAAGTCGGTGTCCTTCCTTCAACATCGTCCGGCGTGCTCCTTTTGAGGGCCCCTGCACGGACAGCTTGACCGTCCTTGTAGTCCATTTTACCGGGTTTCGCCCCTTTTTTCCGGTGTTTATGAGCGGCTGATTTCTGGTGGGTTCTGGGCATCTCCTCGACCCGAGCAGTCCTCTCTCTGGAAGTCTCGCCCCTGGAAAGGCCGGTGTGCTGCAGAGCTCCCGCGGGGTCTCTCCGGAGTCCTTCTCTCGACCTGGTGGAGGAGAAGCCGGATTCTTGAGCAGACCTGCCTGGATAAGACATCCTCAGTCCCCTTGCTACATCACTCCGGAAGGCATAAGTCTTGGCTTTCGCCTGCAGAGGAAAAACAGCACAActactcatttctgaaggttctGCAGGTTTTGGGTTAAGAACACACAGCTGAACTCAAAACAAAAATcgtccacatttctgaaggacgAAAGAGCATTTACCTTTAGTAAAAAGGTTTTGGGTTTAGGTCCACGTTTTTTTGGCCCGTACATTTCTCTTTCACGTTCCCTGCAAGACAACAGGAAAACGTGGATAATGATGGCTTTAATTGGCGTTTAAAGGAATCTTTGAAATAATTGCAGAACCAGTTTACAGAGATCTTTATTTAATGTCGCTCAAAGGCCTTCACCTCTCATCAAAGGCTGATATCAGACGGGCGTCCAGGATATTTTCTTCTGGCTCCCACGTACTGTACCTTAAAAGGCAATTTAAAAGGTAAATAAGCGTCCATCTCAACGCGACGCGCGCTTCTGCGAGTTGTAAGCACTGCAATGCTGATACTCACTTCGGAGACCAGCCCTTCCATTTCACCAGGTATTCGACTCGACCCTAAAGGAGgcaggggaagagagagaaaaacacaacaAACCTGTCATAAAAAAAAACAtcgctttaaaaaaaaaacagccggGCTCGGAAATGGCAGAGAGGCAGAGTCAGTCTGCGGAGCGGCGCCTCACATACTTTCCTGATGCGTCGCTTGAGGAGAGATTCGGCCGCGAAAACCCTCTCCCCCACGGCCGAGAGCTCCATGGTGTTGACTCGCTGGCTCCCGGAACGCAGCAGTGAAAGCGCTCGGAGCTTCCCCTCAGCTGGAGCCTCGCTGCCAACCCATAATACTCCCACCCGCTGACGTCGTGAACCAGTCTCCGCCGCGACTTGGTAGCAACCTCCCCTTCTCCTAGCAACAGCGCGGTTGCTAGGTGAAAGGGGGGGTCTGGAGGGAGGGGTTGGGGAGACGGAGACAG
This Chiloscyllium plagiosum isolate BGI_BamShark_2017 unplaced genomic scaffold, ASM401019v2 scaf_1982, whole genome shotgun sequence DNA region includes the following protein-coding sequences:
- the LOC122547213 gene encoding chromobox protein homolog 8-like, coding for MELSAVGERVFAAESLLKRRIRKGRVEYLVKWKGWSPKYSTWEPEENILDARLISAFDEREREREMYGPKKRGPKPKTFLLKAKAKTYAFRSDVARGLRMSYPGRSAQESGFSSTRSREGLRRDPAGALQHTGLSRGETSRERTARVEEMPRTHQKSAAHKHRKKGAKPGKMDYKDGQAVRAGALKRSTPDDVEGRTPTYPHFKRRKSEELDSGSDDLEERVESELIHLTERPEAKLGSVVPSHGTPRTQLNRTSLGYGDSKYGADSHPLRTKQGMECAPSKSEPGIDTSALKSKHAPEGTVSRNSVCVASDRPVSKSPLLAKHQVSRFLSEQEESWSPSLNNLEKVVVTDVTSNFLTVTIKESSTDEGFFKDKV